Proteins from one Cryptomeria japonica chromosome 4, Sugi_1.0, whole genome shotgun sequence genomic window:
- the LOC131063611 gene encoding heavy metal-associated isoprenylated plant protein 34, protein MTKNGDVVIKTFVLKVYIHCEGCKKKVKKVLQGVEGVLTTTIDAPEQKVTVIGNVASADILVKRLIKAGKHAEEWPQPQSDAQKDKPKDKEKDKSPPPPPKQKEKKDKEKEKKAAKDEDGEEVPKKGGDKIPAVSAEGAKKGEDPEENSTEGNKGGAGAESSSSGGGKKKKGGKGGGGAKAEPSSEAAEFSGFSIVASGVGGGYGHMSGGGYGGGYGHMGGGGYSHMSNPGDEWMSHAHGMGGASNQPIVQYVQYVPPNAQIYTHRSTATVQNAAYQFNDENAAYAFNDENTGSCSVM, encoded by the exons ATGACCAAAAACGGAGACGTAGTTATCAAG ACTTTTGTGTTGAAGGTTTATATCCACTGCGAAGGATGTAAGAAGAAGGTTAAGAAGGTCCTTCAAGGCGTCGAAG GCGTGTTAACCACTACTATTGATGCTCCGGAGCAGAAGGTGACTGTAATTGGAAATGTTGCCTCGGCTGATATTTTAGTGAAAAGGCTCATTAAAGCAGGAAAGCACGCCGAAGAATGGCCACAGCCTCAAAGTGATGCACAGAAAGACAAACCGAAAGACAAGGAGAAGGATAAAAGCCCTCCGCCGCCGCCTAAGCAGAAGGAAAAGAAAGacaaggagaaggagaaaaaggCTGCGAAAGATGAAGATGGCGAAGAAGTGCCGAAGAAAGGCGGCGACAAAATTCCTGCAGTTAGCGCCGAAGGGGCAAAGAAAGGTGAAGATCCTGAAGAAAACAGCACCGAAGGAAACAAAGGCGGAGCAGGGGCTGAAAGCTCAAGCTCAGGTGGAGGAAAGAAGAAAAAGGGCGGAAAAGGAGGCGGCGGAGCAAAAGCAGAACCGAGCTCTGAAGCAGCTGAATTTTCAGGGTTTAGTATCGTAGCGAGTGGCGTTGGCGGAGGGTATGGTCACATGAGCGGCGGAGGTTATGGTGGAGGGTATGGTCACATGGGCGGCGGGGGTTACAGTCACATGAGCAACCCGGGGGACGAATGGATGAGCCACGCTCATGGAATGGGTGGAGCGAGCAATCAGCCTATAGTGCAGTATGTACAATATGTGCCTCCCAATGCACAGATCTACACACACCGTAGCACCGCCACTGTGCAAAATGCGGCCTACCAATTTAATGATGAAAATGCCGCATACGCGTTTAATGATGAAAACACAGGCAGCTGCTCTGTGATGTAA